From the Streptomyces sp. Tu 2975 genome, one window contains:
- a CDS encoding helix-turn-helix transcriptional regulator yields the protein MASLNVGNLGEYLREQRRNAQLSLRQLADAAGVSNPYLSQIERGLRKPSAEVLQQVAKALRISAETLYVRAGILDEQERDELETRAVILADPSINERQKQVLLQIYESFRKENGLETAAATEAHEDTAADGPRTAGTGDAEPKTN from the coding sequence ATGGCATCGCTCAACGTCGGCAATCTCGGTGAGTACCTCCGCGAACAGCGGCGCAACGCGCAGCTGTCCCTGCGGCAGCTCGCCGACGCCGCCGGGGTGTCCAATCCGTATCTGAGCCAGATCGAGCGCGGGCTGCGCAAGCCGAGCGCCGAGGTCCTTCAGCAGGTCGCCAAGGCCTTGCGGATCTCGGCGGAGACGCTGTACGTGCGGGCCGGGATTCTGGACGAGCAGGAGCGGGACGAGCTGGAGACGCGTGCCGTCATCCTGGCCGACCCTTCCATCAACGAGCGGCAGAAGCAGGTGCTTCTCCAGATCTACGAGTCCTTCCGCAAGGAGAACGGGCTCGAGACCGCCGCTGCCACGGAAGCCCACGAGGACACCGCCGCTGACGGCCCCCGCACGGCCGGTACGGGCGATGCCGAACCGAAGACGAACTGA
- a CDS encoding DUF2516 family protein, whose translation MLAERFDFGLGMIVNLVFLVTSVVAFVMAAMAREDAYRAADKKTKPFWLIILGVAVAVNLIPFISMLFLQIAGLIASIVFFVDVRPALHQVSGGGGKRRGGSSSDGPYGPYNGGR comes from the coding sequence ATGCTGGCTGAACGTTTCGACTTCGGGCTCGGGATGATCGTCAACCTGGTCTTCCTGGTGACGTCCGTGGTCGCTTTCGTCATGGCCGCCATGGCCCGTGAGGACGCCTACCGGGCCGCCGACAAGAAGACCAAGCCGTTCTGGCTGATCATCCTCGGTGTCGCGGTCGCCGTGAACCTGATTCCGTTCATCTCGATGCTGTTCCTGCAGATCGCCGGACTGATCGCCTCGATCGTCTTCTTCGTCGACGTACGCCCCGCCCTCCATCAGGTGTCCGGAGGAGGCGGCAAGCGGCGTGGCGGCTCCAGCAGCGACGGTCCGTACGGCCCCTACAACGGCGGCCGGTGA
- a CDS encoding response regulator: protein MPVPVPRQRNVPVAETAPGGAGGDLILLVIEDDPAGTFSVPGLLDAAGARVRIRTARNLTEAERLLTDDVHCVLVDLALAGRPQDDALGALKHVLRLAPRHAVLALTASGDTELAAEAVRLGAQDHLVREELDGRLLTRAVRYAVERKRADTAQVKLAESRLRAQENARLERGLLPTPLLEGSDLRFAARYRPGRSRALLGGDFYDTVRTPDGTVHAMIGDVCGHGPDEAALGVELRIAWRALTFAGLCGDDLLSTLQQVLEHERESDEIFATLCTVDISADGRRAGLCLAGHPSPLIARHGRAAQLLPYDDGGPALGLLPRARWPRRQVELGGSWSLMMYTDGLIEGRKGPDTKQRLGQDGMLAMINRQLSAGLDGEALLEAAVGEVRELNGGDLTDDVAVLLLSRDGTRR, encoded by the coding sequence ATGCCCGTACCCGTACCGCGACAGAGGAACGTCCCCGTCGCGGAGACCGCCCCCGGCGGAGCCGGCGGCGACCTGATACTCCTCGTCATCGAGGACGACCCTGCGGGCACCTTCAGCGTTCCCGGTCTGCTGGACGCCGCAGGTGCGCGCGTCCGCATCCGCACCGCCCGGAACCTCACCGAGGCCGAGCGGCTGCTCACGGACGACGTCCACTGCGTCCTCGTCGACCTCGCGCTCGCCGGACGCCCGCAGGACGACGCCCTCGGCGCGCTCAAGCACGTTCTGCGCCTCGCGCCCCGGCACGCCGTGTTGGCGCTGACCGCGTCCGGCGACACCGAGCTGGCCGCGGAGGCGGTACGGCTGGGCGCTCAGGACCACCTCGTCCGCGAGGAGCTCGACGGACGCCTGCTGACCCGCGCCGTGCGGTACGCGGTGGAGCGCAAGCGCGCCGACACCGCCCAGGTGAAGCTCGCCGAGTCCAGGCTCCGTGCCCAGGAGAACGCCCGCCTCGAGCGCGGTCTGCTGCCAACTCCCCTGCTGGAGGGCTCGGACCTGCGCTTCGCGGCGCGCTACCGCCCGGGGCGCTCCCGCGCCCTGCTCGGCGGCGACTTCTACGACACCGTCCGCACCCCGGACGGCACGGTCCACGCGATGATCGGCGACGTCTGCGGCCACGGCCCGGACGAGGCGGCCCTCGGCGTGGAACTGCGCATCGCGTGGCGGGCCCTCACGTTCGCCGGACTGTGCGGCGACGACCTGCTGTCCACGCTCCAGCAGGTGCTGGAGCACGAGCGGGAGAGCGACGAGATCTTCGCGACGCTCTGCACGGTGGACATCTCCGCCGACGGGCGGCGGGCCGGGCTCTGCCTGGCGGGCCACCCCTCCCCGCTGATCGCCCGGCACGGCCGGGCGGCGCAGCTGCTCCCCTACGACGACGGGGGCCCGGCGCTCGGCCTGCTGCCGCGTGCCCGCTGGCCGCGCCGCCAGGTGGAGCTGGGCGGCTCCTGGAGCCTGATGATGTACACGGACGGGCTGATAGAGGGCCGCAAGGGCCCGGACACCAAGCAGCGGCTGGGCCAGGACGGCATGCTCGCGATGATCAACCGCCAGCTGTCGGCCGGTCTGGACGGCGAGGCACTCCTCGAGGCCGCCGTCGGCGAGGTGCGCGAGCTGAACGGCGGTGACCTCACCGACGACGTGGCGGTGCTGCTGCTGAGCCGCGACGGGACCCGCCGCTGA
- a CDS encoding C40 family peptidase — MNRRHCATAAITLVCALTLLTSPGTAFAAPEPAPTTPASVTRPGALPPPPPAAPNRSLEEVRLEIDALYRKAASATDAYNLAEEQTQKQSAEIVKLAQEMVKGQARIEELKNRAGAAARAQYRAGGLPPEAQLALVDDPQLFLDGVGRIQQGQKATKDLITELTRTQADLATYTKDASAQWERLEANRAKKEKAQKEIKERIAAAKKLEDQLEKEELATLLQLEQRAQYDAQAAWLDSGALKGVGGAASEQGREALRFATKQLGKPYVWGAEGPDSYDCSGLTSQAWAAAGRTIPRTSQEQWRLLPRIRIQDMRPGDLIIYHSDASHVGMYIGDGAIIHAPRPGRNVTVAGAGSMSILGVVRPDK; from the coding sequence GTGAACCGACGCCACTGTGCCACTGCCGCGATCACACTGGTCTGCGCTCTGACGCTGCTGACGTCCCCCGGCACGGCCTTCGCGGCCCCCGAGCCGGCCCCGACGACACCGGCGTCCGTCACCCGGCCCGGCGCGCTCCCGCCGCCCCCGCCGGCCGCGCCGAACCGGTCGCTCGAGGAAGTCCGCCTGGAGATAGACGCCCTCTACCGCAAGGCCGCGTCCGCGACGGACGCGTACAACCTCGCGGAGGAGCAGACCCAGAAGCAGTCGGCCGAGATCGTGAAGCTCGCGCAGGAGATGGTCAAGGGCCAGGCCAGGATCGAAGAGCTGAAGAACCGCGCGGGCGCGGCCGCCCGCGCCCAGTACCGCGCGGGCGGGCTGCCCCCGGAGGCGCAACTGGCGCTCGTCGACGACCCTCAGCTCTTCCTCGACGGCGTCGGCCGTATCCAGCAGGGCCAGAAGGCCACCAAGGACCTCATCACCGAACTCACCCGCACCCAGGCGGACCTGGCCACCTACACCAAGGACGCCAGCGCACAGTGGGAGAGGCTCGAGGCCAACCGGGCCAAGAAGGAGAAGGCGCAGAAGGAGATCAAGGAGCGGATCGCCGCCGCCAAGAAGCTCGAGGACCAGCTCGAGAAGGAGGAGCTGGCGACGCTCCTGCAGCTTGAGCAGCGGGCACAGTACGACGCCCAGGCCGCCTGGCTGGACTCCGGCGCGCTGAAGGGCGTGGGCGGCGCAGCGAGCGAACAGGGCCGCGAGGCACTCCGGTTCGCGACGAAGCAGCTCGGCAAGCCGTACGTGTGGGGCGCCGAGGGGCCGGACTCCTACGACTGCTCGGGGCTCACCTCACAGGCCTGGGCCGCCGCCGGCCGGACCATCCCCCGCACCTCGCAGGAGCAATGGCGGCTGCTTCCCCGGATCCGCATCCAGGACATGCGCCCCGGCGACCTGATCATCTACCACTCGGACGCCAGCCACGTCGGGATGTACATCGGCGACGGCGCCATCATCCACGCGCCGCGGCCCGGCAGGAACGTGACCGTGGCCGGAGCCGGCTCGATGTCCATCCTCGGTGTCGTCCGCCCCGACAAGTGA
- a CDS encoding class I SAM-dependent methyltransferase: MNRPVGTATRGTTNPNRLRRMDRWIAHAHGPALRRADAAPVAVDLGYGAAPWTAVELLARLRTADPRCAVVGVEIDPARVSAAKPYERAGLAFRHGGFEVPTPDRPALIRAANVLRQYDESEVAAVWARLCGRLAPGGLLVEGTCDEIGRRHVWVALGPEGPRTVTFATRLGSLERPSDLAERLPKALIHRNVPGEPVHAFLRDFDRAWAAAAPYASLGARQRWIKAVTDLADTWPLTDDRRRWRQGEVTVKWAALAPDSG, from the coding sequence ATGAACCGCCCCGTCGGCACCGCGACCCGCGGGACGACCAACCCCAACCGGCTGCGCCGCATGGACCGCTGGATCGCGCATGCGCACGGCCCCGCCCTGCGCCGCGCCGACGCGGCCCCCGTGGCCGTCGACCTCGGGTACGGGGCGGCCCCGTGGACCGCGGTGGAGCTGCTCGCGCGGCTGCGCACCGCCGATCCGCGGTGCGCGGTCGTCGGCGTCGAGATCGATCCGGCGCGGGTCAGTGCCGCGAAGCCGTACGAACGGGCAGGGCTCGCCTTCCGCCACGGCGGCTTCGAGGTCCCGACGCCGGACCGGCCCGCCCTCATCAGGGCCGCCAATGTGCTGCGCCAGTACGACGAGTCGGAGGTGGCCGCCGTGTGGGCGCGGCTGTGCGGCCGACTGGCCCCCGGCGGCCTGCTGGTGGAGGGCACCTGCGACGAGATCGGGCGGCGGCACGTATGGGTGGCGCTCGGCCCGGAAGGGCCGCGGACGGTCACGTTCGCGACCCGGCTCGGCTCGCTCGAACGCCCCTCCGACCTCGCGGAGCGGCTGCCCAAGGCACTCATCCACCGCAACGTGCCGGGCGAGCCGGTGCACGCCTTCCTCCGGGACTTCGACCGGGCCTGGGCGGCGGCGGCGCCGTACGCGTCCCTTGGCGCCCGGCAGCGCTGGATCAAGGCCGTGACGGACCTTGCGGACACCTGGCCGCTGACGGACGACCGGAGACGGTGGCGGCAAGGAGAGGTGACCGTGAAGTGGGCGGCACTCGCACCCGATTCGGGATGA
- a CDS encoding YbjN domain-containing protein: MADVQQATRVIEQAFKDADLEWESPDTGSYVVKLPGTRKLSTTCSFLVGKHSLSVNAFVIRHPDENDAAVHRWLLERNLKLYGVSYAIDRLGDIYLVGRLPLSVVTPEEIDRLLGSILEAADGSFNTLLELGFASAIRREYEWRVSRGESTRNLDAFTNLTQRPAD; this comes from the coding sequence ATGGCTGACGTACAGCAGGCGACGCGGGTCATCGAGCAGGCTTTCAAGGACGCCGACCTCGAATGGGAGAGTCCCGACACGGGCTCCTACGTCGTCAAACTCCCGGGCACGCGCAAGCTTTCCACGACGTGTTCGTTCCTCGTCGGCAAGCACTCGCTCTCGGTCAACGCCTTCGTCATCCGCCATCCCGACGAGAACGACGCCGCCGTCCACCGCTGGCTGCTGGAGCGCAACCTCAAGCTGTACGGGGTGAGTTACGCGATCGACCGGCTCGGCGACATCTACCTCGTGGGCAGACTCCCGCTGTCCGTGGTCACGCCCGAGGAGATCGACCGGCTGCTCGGCTCGATCCTGGAGGCGGCGGACGGCTCGTTCAACACGCTGCTGGAGCTGGGTTTCGCGAGCGCCATCCGCCGCGAGTACGAGTGGCGCGTGTCGCGTGGTGAATCGACGCGCAACCTCGACGCGTTCACGAACCTGACCCAGCGGCCCGCCGACTGA
- a CDS encoding glycoside hydrolase family 55 protein, with protein sequence MGSDQRAISRRALLGSATAVVATAATGGLATAPAAARPRTTPELWREFRRAPYTHPQIPYIGSAGRAAGARHLPRRPVRADVRDYGAEGDGSVDCAPAINRAVAAVGERGGGTVLVPAGTYRIDDVIRIGHSDVVLRGAGSGRTTLLATRNLTELIGPYGSRYGGDKSSWSWAGGLIWLCPKERYASLTDAIRAKAWPFEGWTGNRRDEWTTLATVAPAGRGDRSVTVSDASRLRRGRLVMLRLADDADHTLLRHMAGDGEGTKTYVWDDKTKLTSYVPYEWPVRITSVRGDRVTLERPLPLDVRPEWDPRLTTLVTPLTGSGVEGLTLAAIETPQSPHLLDKGYNGVTFQCAYDCWADDVTVRHVDNGFGLVAASACTLRRTRVEGRGSHHPYFCREGSHDNLVEDFTVVRRTVPAPAGTQLHGINVEGLSSYNVWSRGVMEMGTFDTHRGMPFGCVRTEITVENNGRHGGDAGAGPLYGARFTHWNVTVTNGRAGLVRIDGIAPCSATVAISEVREFDQTDVPDFTGALNSRLEAYGAPGAVHPANLYEAQRRLGR encoded by the coding sequence ATGGGGTCCGATCAACGAGCCATCAGCAGACGCGCATTGCTCGGCAGCGCGACGGCCGTCGTGGCGACTGCCGCGACCGGCGGTCTCGCGACGGCCCCCGCGGCTGCGCGGCCACGCACCACCCCTGAACTGTGGCGGGAGTTCCGCCGCGCGCCCTACACGCACCCCCAGATCCCGTACATCGGCAGTGCCGGCCGGGCCGCCGGGGCGCGTCACCTTCCGCGGCGTCCGGTCAGGGCCGACGTGCGTGACTACGGGGCCGAGGGAGACGGCTCCGTCGACTGCGCACCCGCGATCAACCGTGCCGTCGCCGCTGTCGGCGAACGCGGCGGCGGCACGGTCCTCGTTCCGGCGGGCACGTATCGCATCGACGACGTCATCCGCATCGGGCACAGCGACGTCGTCCTGCGCGGCGCCGGGAGCGGCCGCACCACCCTTCTCGCCACCCGGAACCTCACCGAACTCATCGGCCCCTACGGCTCCCGCTACGGCGGGGACAAGTCCTCCTGGTCCTGGGCCGGCGGCCTCATCTGGCTCTGCCCGAAGGAGCGTTACGCCTCCCTCACCGACGCCATCAGGGCCAAGGCGTGGCCTTTCGAGGGCTGGACCGGCAACCGGCGCGACGAGTGGACCACTCTCGCCACCGTCGCCCCCGCCGGACGCGGCGACCGGTCCGTCACCGTCTCCGACGCCTCCCGGCTGCGCCGCGGCCGGCTCGTCATGCTCCGCCTCGCCGACGACGCCGACCACACCTTGCTCCGTCACATGGCCGGCGACGGTGAGGGAACGAAGACGTATGTCTGGGACGACAAGACCAAGTTGACGTCCTACGTCCCCTACGAGTGGCCCGTGCGCATCACCTCCGTCCGAGGCGACAGGGTCACCCTCGAGCGCCCGCTGCCCCTCGACGTACGCCCCGAATGGGACCCGCGCCTCACCACCCTCGTCACACCGCTGACCGGCTCCGGGGTGGAGGGCCTGACCCTCGCGGCGATCGAGACACCGCAGTCCCCGCACCTGCTCGACAAGGGCTACAACGGCGTCACCTTCCAGTGCGCGTACGACTGCTGGGCCGACGACGTCACCGTGCGCCATGTCGACAACGGGTTCGGCCTCGTCGCCGCCTCGGCATGCACCCTGCGGCGCACCCGCGTCGAGGGTCGCGGCTCGCACCACCCCTACTTCTGCCGCGAGGGCTCGCACGACAACCTCGTCGAGGACTTCACCGTCGTGCGCCGCACCGTCCCGGCACCCGCCGGGACCCAGCTCCACGGCATCAACGTCGAGGGCCTGTCCAGCTACAACGTCTGGTCGCGCGGTGTGATGGAGATGGGCACCTTCGACACCCACCGCGGCATGCCGTTCGGATGCGTCCGCACCGAGATCACGGTCGAGAACAACGGCCGCCACGGCGGCGACGCCGGCGCCGGCCCGCTGTACGGGGCCCGCTTCACCCACTGGAACGTCACGGTCACCAACGGCCGCGCCGGCCTGGTCCGGATCGACGGCATCGCCCCGTGCAGCGCCACCGTCGCCATCAGCGAGGTCCGCGAGTTCGACCAGACCGACGTGCCCGACTTCACCGGCGCGCTCAACTCCCGCCTGGAGGCGTACGGAGCCCCCGGCGCGGTCCACCCCGCCAATCTCTACGAGGCGCAGCGCCGACTGGGCCGCTGA
- a CDS encoding MFS transporter: MSIASLGRAARTTVSGLPPGFWWLWTSTLVNRTGAFVLTFLSLYLTQELGYSAWYAGLVIALHGLGGVAGSPLGGMLTDRWGRRPTMISMHLAGAACAAALAVVSSAWGIAVVVLLMGVAMQAVRPAISAMIADMVPESELRRAYALNYWALNLGFAVAALGGGAAIFLGYRTLFVADAVATALCAVIVFMRLGETRPEARVDSAGVKVEEQRVTVLDVMKDAPFRTLVLLNLLVCLIFTAPWVGLPLTMAGEGLSADSYGMVIAVNGVVIVALQLLVNKITDKRSPAALLTVSSLLFAVGTGATALAGTPLVFAATVVVWTLGEMVHVPTNAAATARLAPSTPGAATRA; the protein is encoded by the coding sequence ATGTCCATCGCTTCGCTCGGACGCGCAGCGCGCACGACCGTCTCGGGCCTGCCCCCCGGCTTCTGGTGGCTGTGGACCTCGACGCTGGTGAACCGGACCGGCGCGTTCGTGCTCACCTTCCTGTCGCTCTATCTCACGCAGGAACTGGGCTACTCGGCCTGGTACGCCGGTCTCGTCATCGCGCTGCACGGGCTCGGCGGCGTGGCCGGGTCGCCGCTCGGCGGGATGCTCACCGACCGGTGGGGCCGGCGTCCCACGATGATCTCGATGCACCTGGCGGGCGCGGCGTGCGCCGCCGCCCTCGCCGTGGTCAGCAGCGCCTGGGGCATCGCGGTCGTGGTGCTCCTCATGGGCGTGGCGATGCAGGCGGTGCGGCCGGCGATCAGCGCGATGATCGCGGACATGGTCCCGGAGTCCGAGCTGCGCCGGGCCTACGCGCTCAACTACTGGGCCCTCAACCTGGGCTTCGCCGTCGCCGCGCTCGGCGGCGGTGCCGCGATCTTCCTCGGCTACCGGACCCTGTTCGTGGCGGACGCCGTGGCGACGGCGCTGTGCGCCGTGATCGTCTTCATGCGGCTGGGCGAGACCCGCCCCGAGGCCCGGGTCGACAGTGCCGGCGTGAAGGTCGAGGAGCAACGGGTGACCGTCCTCGACGTGATGAAGGACGCCCCGTTCCGCACCCTGGTCCTGCTGAACCTGCTGGTCTGCCTGATCTTCACCGCCCCATGGGTGGGTCTGCCGCTGACCATGGCAGGTGAGGGGCTGTCGGCCGATTCGTACGGCATGGTCATCGCCGTCAACGGTGTGGTGATCGTCGCCCTGCAACTGCTCGTCAACAAGATCACGGACAAGCGCTCGCCGGCCGCGCTGCTCACCGTCTCCTCGCTGCTCTTCGCCGTCGGCACCGGGGCGACGGCCCTGGCCGGCACCCCGCTGGTGTTCGCAGCGACCGTGGTGGTGTGGACGCTCGGCGAGATGGTGCACGTCCCGACGAACGCCGCCGCCACCGCCCGGCTGGCCCCGAGCACGCCCGGGGCCGCTACCAGGGCGTGA
- a CDS encoding phosphoglyceromutase, whose translation MADAPYKLILLRHGESEWNAKNLFTGWVDVNLTEKGEKEAVRGGELLKDAGLLPDVLHTSLQKRAIRTAQLALESADRHWIPVHRTWRLNERHYGALQGKDKAQTLAEFGEEQFMLWRRSYDTPPPVLADDNEFSQANDARYQTIPSELRPRTECLKDVVERMLPYWYDGIVPDLLAGRTVLIAAHGNSLRALVKHLDGISDADIAGLNIPTGIPLVYELDADFNPVNPGGTYLDPDAAAAAIEAVKNQGKKK comes from the coding sequence ATGGCCGACGCACCGTACAAGCTGATCCTCCTCCGCCACGGCGAGAGCGAATGGAACGCGAAGAACCTGTTCACCGGCTGGGTGGACGTCAACCTCACGGAGAAGGGCGAGAAGGAGGCAGTCCGCGGCGGTGAGCTGCTCAAGGACGCCGGTCTGCTCCCCGACGTGCTCCACACCTCGCTCCAGAAGCGCGCCATCCGCACGGCGCAGCTGGCCCTGGAGTCCGCCGACCGCCACTGGATCCCGGTCCACCGGACCTGGCGGCTGAACGAGCGCCACTACGGCGCCCTTCAGGGCAAGGACAAGGCCCAGACGCTGGCCGAGTTCGGCGAGGAGCAGTTCATGCTCTGGCGCCGCTCGTACGACACGCCTCCGCCGGTCCTCGCCGACGACAACGAGTTCTCGCAGGCGAACGACGCCCGCTACCAGACCATCCCGAGCGAGCTGCGTCCCCGCACCGAGTGCCTCAAGGACGTCGTCGAGCGCATGCTGCCGTACTGGTACGACGGCATCGTCCCCGACTTGCTCGCCGGCCGCACGGTCCTGATCGCCGCCCACGGCAACAGCCTGCGCGCGCTGGTCAAGCACCTGGACGGCATCTCCGACGCGGACATCGCCGGCCTGAACATTCCCACCGGCATCCCCCTCGTCTACGAGCTCGACGCCGACTTCAACCCGGTCAACCCGGGCGGCACGTACCTCGACCCGGACGCGGCGGCGGCGGCGATCGAGGCGGTCAAGAACCAGGGCAAGAAGAAGTAG